One genomic window of Polyangium aurulentum includes the following:
- a CDS encoding alpha/beta hydrolase, translated as MNKHTTFSICSFVFSLTLSAAAAAAPSGAEGLRQSFAAACQGKGARCDASTPSTANDLSFERRVLSGDVVEYRVDVRVGPGPFDVIGLHRVVRETAPHQPARARQAVMMVHGDIWDFESAFLAAGTAPAYASLPVHLAENGIDVWGVDLGWTRVPAGTSDLSFMKDWGVDRDTHDIGVALGIARDVRATDGNGRAPLHLLGWSRGGLLAYAHAAAESQRPEGMRDVGGIIPVDIYLKTDVESRRLDACARYQQERALVEGGQYANEAGGLIGTLGGLAQLDPAGASPIFAGLDNEHAGMLVGAATFLLVDRAPVASYHLTAGVWDGGGALLDLAHTDRDAWFDITSRGRPYQPWALIAESDAAMCDDPEIADVAFDDHLEDVTVPVLYVGAGGGFGEAGVYTTTQLGSDDVTAHVVQRLPEADRLLDIGHTDIFHAADADVLFWEPIRAWIEAH; from the coding sequence ATGAACAAGCACACGACGTTTTCAATCTGCTCATTCGTATTCTCTCTCACTCTCTCTGCCGCCGCCGCCGCCGCGCCCTCCGGGGCGGAGGGGCTCCGTCAGAGCTTTGCCGCTGCATGCCAGGGGAAGGGCGCGCGCTGCGACGCGAGCACGCCCTCCACGGCGAACGACCTGTCCTTCGAGCGCCGCGTCCTCTCGGGCGACGTCGTCGAATACCGCGTCGACGTCCGCGTCGGTCCCGGGCCCTTCGACGTCATCGGCCTGCACCGCGTCGTCCGCGAGACGGCCCCCCATCAGCCGGCCCGCGCCCGCCAGGCGGTCATGATGGTCCACGGCGACATCTGGGATTTCGAATCCGCCTTCCTCGCCGCCGGCACCGCGCCCGCGTACGCCTCGCTGCCGGTCCATCTCGCGGAAAACGGCATCGACGTCTGGGGCGTCGACCTCGGCTGGACCCGCGTCCCCGCGGGCACGAGCGATCTCTCCTTCATGAAGGATTGGGGGGTCGATCGCGACACGCACGACATCGGCGTCGCGCTCGGCATCGCCCGCGACGTCCGCGCCACGGACGGCAATGGCCGCGCGCCCTTGCACCTGCTCGGCTGGAGCCGCGGCGGATTGCTCGCCTACGCCCACGCCGCCGCCGAGAGCCAGCGCCCGGAGGGCATGCGCGACGTCGGCGGAATCATCCCCGTCGATATCTACCTGAAGACGGACGTCGAATCACGGCGGCTGGATGCCTGCGCGCGTTACCAGCAAGAGCGCGCCCTCGTCGAGGGCGGCCAGTATGCGAACGAGGCAGGCGGCCTGATTGGCACCCTCGGAGGGCTCGCCCAGCTCGATCCCGCAGGCGCCTCGCCGATCTTCGCGGGCCTCGACAACGAGCACGCGGGGATGCTCGTCGGCGCCGCGACCTTCCTCCTGGTCGACAGAGCCCCGGTGGCTTCGTATCACCTCACCGCGGGCGTCTGGGATGGGGGCGGCGCGCTGCTCGATCTCGCCCATACCGATCGAGACGCGTGGTTCGACATCACCTCGCGCGGGCGTCCCTACCAGCCTTGGGCCCTCATCGCCGAGTCCGACGCCGCGATGTGCGACGATCCCGAGATCGCCGACGTGGCCTTCGACGATCACCTGGAGGACGTCACGGTCCCGGTGCTCTACGTGGGCGCAGGCGGCGGGTTTGGCGAGGCGGGCGTCTACACGACCACGCAGCTCGGCAGCGACGACGTGACCGCGCACGTCGTCCAGCGTTTGCCCGAGGCCGATCGCCTCCTCGATATCGGTCACACCGACATCTTCCACGCCGCGGACGCCGACGTGCTCTTCTGGGAGCCCATCCGCGCCTGGATCGAGGCGCATTAG
- a CDS encoding AMP-binding protein produces MTDRASYVHGTSPTPLLGETIGENLRRTVEKHPDREALVARAQGVRMTYRELWEATTRVARGLIAFGVQKGDRVGIWSPNRFEWVVIQYASARVGAILVNINPAYRSAELEYCLRQSGVSVLLSAHRFRQTSYTEMIAEVRPRLSDLRVVMILDADWKMLVEGGDHVTDEALGEREKALEFDDPINIQYTSGTTGFPKGATLSHHNVLNNGFFIGEALGYTHEDRVCIPVPFYHCFGMVIGNLACTSHGATMVIPGEAFDPLAVLEAAQGERCTSLYGVPTMFIAELDHPRFGEFDLSTLRTGVMAGSPCPVEVMRNVISRMHMRAVTICYGMTETSPVSTQSATDDPLDKRVGTVGRVHPHVEVKIIDPQTGGVVPRGTPGELCTRGYSVMLGYWNDEEATRNAIDRAGWMHTGDLATMDDEGYVNIVGRIKDMIIRGGENVYPREIEEYLHQHPKVSEAQVIGVPSERYGEEVMAWVRTKPGESLTASELEAHCKGKIATYKVPRHWKIVEEFPMTVTGKVQKFKMREIAVQELGLEVVARVKTA; encoded by the coding sequence ATGACCGATCGCGCGTCCTACGTTCACGGAACGAGCCCGACCCCGCTGCTCGGTGAGACCATCGGCGAGAACCTGCGTCGCACGGTGGAGAAGCATCCGGATCGCGAGGCCCTCGTCGCCCGCGCCCAGGGCGTGCGCATGACGTACCGCGAGCTGTGGGAGGCCACGACGCGCGTCGCGCGCGGGCTCATCGCGTTCGGCGTGCAAAAGGGCGACCGCGTGGGGATCTGGTCGCCGAACCGCTTCGAGTGGGTCGTCATCCAGTACGCATCCGCCAGGGTCGGCGCCATTCTGGTGAACATCAACCCCGCCTACAGATCCGCGGAGCTCGAGTATTGCCTGCGCCAGTCCGGCGTCTCCGTGCTGCTCTCCGCGCACAGGTTCCGCCAGACGAGCTACACCGAGATGATCGCCGAGGTCCGCCCGCGCCTGTCCGACCTGCGCGTGGTGATGATCCTCGACGCCGACTGGAAGATGCTCGTGGAGGGGGGCGATCACGTGACCGACGAGGCCCTCGGCGAGCGCGAGAAGGCGCTCGAGTTCGACGACCCCATCAACATCCAGTACACCTCGGGCACCACGGGTTTTCCCAAGGGCGCGACGCTGTCGCACCACAACGTATTGAACAACGGTTTCTTCATCGGCGAGGCGCTCGGCTATACGCACGAGGATCGCGTCTGCATCCCCGTGCCGTTCTACCATTGCTTCGGCATGGTGATCGGAAACCTCGCCTGCACGAGCCACGGCGCCACCATGGTGATCCCGGGCGAGGCGTTCGACCCGCTCGCCGTGCTCGAGGCGGCCCAGGGAGAGCGGTGCACCTCGCTCTACGGCGTGCCGACGATGTTCATTGCCGAGCTCGATCACCCCCGATTCGGCGAGTTCGACCTCTCCACCTTGCGCACGGGCGTCATGGCCGGATCGCCCTGTCCCGTCGAGGTGATGCGCAACGTGATCTCGAGGATGCACATGCGCGCGGTCACCATTTGCTATGGCATGACCGAGACCTCGCCCGTCTCGACGCAGAGCGCGACGGACGATCCGCTCGACAAGCGCGTCGGCACCGTAGGGCGCGTGCATCCGCACGTGGAGGTCAAGATCATCGACCCGCAGACCGGCGGGGTCGTCCCGCGCGGCACGCCCGGCGAGCTATGCACCCGGGGCTACAGCGTGATGCTCGGGTACTGGAACGACGAGGAGGCCACGCGCAATGCGATCGATCGCGCCGGGTGGATGCACACGGGGGATCTCGCCACGATGGATGACGAGGGTTACGTCAACATCGTCGGCCGCATCAAGGACATGATCATCCGCGGCGGCGAGAACGTCTACCCGCGCGAGATCGAGGAGTACCTGCACCAGCACCCCAAGGTGAGCGAGGCGCAGGTGATCGGCGTTCCGAGCGAGAGATACGGCGAGGAGGTGATGGCCTGGGTGCGCACGAAGCCCGGCGAGTCGCTCACGGCCTCCGAGCTCGAGGCCCATTGCAAGGGAAAGATCGCGACCTACAAGGTCCCGCGCCACTGGAAGATCGTCGAGGAGTTCCCGATGACGGTGACGGGCAAGGTGCAGAAGTTCAAGATGCGCGAGATCGCCGTGCAGGAGCTGGGGCTCGAGGTGGTGGCGCGGGTGAAGACGGCTTGA
- a CDS encoding NUDIX hydrolase, with translation MLPSYDLAAIVARLALDEALADAATQERQAAVAAILRAPQDGHEAEILLIRRAERTGDPWSGHMAFPGGRREPADPSLYHTALRETMEEVGLDLAQHGRLLARLPDLPAVARGRRVGLTITPFVFALDSPELPPLAPNEEVAEALWTPLGPLARGERVASYAYQHEGQAYQLPGFQVGERIVWGLTYRMLELLFGALHGT, from the coding sequence GTGCTGCCTTCCTACGATCTCGCCGCCATCGTCGCCCGGCTCGCGCTCGACGAGGCCCTCGCCGACGCCGCGACGCAGGAGCGTCAAGCCGCCGTGGCCGCGATCCTGCGCGCGCCGCAAGACGGCCACGAGGCCGAGATCCTGCTCATTCGCCGCGCCGAGCGCACGGGCGATCCGTGGTCCGGGCACATGGCCTTCCCCGGCGGAAGGCGGGAGCCGGCCGATCCCAGCCTCTATCACACGGCGCTGCGCGAGACGATGGAGGAGGTGGGCCTCGATCTGGCGCAGCACGGGCGGCTGCTCGCGCGCCTGCCGGATCTGCCCGCCGTCGCTCGCGGCCGGCGCGTGGGCCTGACGATCACGCCTTTCGTCTTCGCCCTCGATTCCCCCGAACTTCCGCCGCTCGCGCCGAACGAGGAGGTGGCTGAGGCGCTCTGGACGCCGCTCGGCCCGCTCGCGCGCGGCGAGCGCGTCGCGTCGTACGCCTACCAGCACGAGGGCCAGGCCTACCAGCTCCCCGGGTTCCAGGTGGGCGAGCGAATCGTCTGGGGATTGACGTACCGGATGCTCGAGCTGCTCTTCGGCGCGCTGCACGGCACCTGA